One window from the genome of Calliopsis andreniformis isolate RMS-2024a chromosome 12, iyCalAndr_principal, whole genome shotgun sequence encodes:
- the LOC143186287 gene encoding facilitated trehalose transporter Tret1 codes for MESTGIMNGVPVCQDSKKTWQYLASISACMLVVGVGTALGWTSPVLPQLYSPDSWLVVTKDEGSWISSLCALGAIAGAVPAGPMADKLGRKKSLLLLAGPFLLSWALIIFTANVWFLYIARFLVGIGVGATCVIGPTYISEISEVSTRGTLGALFQLFLTLGICVAFILGNVLSYSGFNIACALIIVLFYISFRFMPESPVWQVGQGRKQDAKMAMSVLRGEAYDAGDELNAMQKAVEESAGKKPTLSDMIESAPIRKAMLACFGMMFFQQASGVNAVIFYTVMIFEAAGSSLAPAVASILVALVQLVMSGVAAVIVDRAGRKPLLMISTGLMSVSLLALGYYFKQKNSESDVSSLGWLPLTSLIVFMIAFSIGLGPIPWMLMGELFSAETKAKASSIAVMLNWFMVFLVTKTFPAMNDELGTDMTFWIFAAVMAGATVFAHFALIETKGKTYPEILAELQGGSTQPIKPVP; via the exons ATGGAGAGCACAGGGATAATGAATGGCGTGCCTGTTTGCCAGGACAGCAAGAAAACGTGGCAGTACCTTGCCTCGATTTCTG CATGCATGCTGGTAGTCGGTGTCGGCACAGCCCTAGGATGGACCTCGCCAGTCCTCCCCCAGCTCTACTCGCCAGACTCCTGGCTAGTAGTCACAAAGGACGAAGGTTCCTGGATCAGTTCGCTATGCGCCCTGGGCGCGATCGCGGGTGCAGTTCCAGCAGGACCGATGGCTGACAAATTGGGGAGGAAAAAGTCTCTCCTACTCCTAGCAGGACCGTTTCTGCTCTCTTGGGCACTCATCATATTCACAGCTAACGTTTGGTTCCTCTATATCGCGAGATTCCTGGTTGGAATTGGGGTTGGAGCGACTTGCGTCATTGGCCCGACTTACATTTCTGAAATTTCTGAGGTCTCGACTAGAGGGACCCTAGGAGCTCTGTTTCAGCTGTTCCTAACCTTGGGGATCTGCGTCGCCTTCATCCTGGGCAATGTCCTCAGTTACTCTGGATTCAACATTGCTTGTGCTCTGATCATCGTTCTCTTTTACATCTCATTTAGGTTCATGCCTGAGTCTCCTGTCTGGCAAGTG GGTCAAGGGAGGAAACAGGACGCCAAGATGGCGATGTCAGTGCTCAGGGGTGAAGCTTATGACGCTGGCGACGAGCTGAACGCGATGCAGAAGGCAGTGGAAGAGAGTGCAGGAAAGAAGCCCACTCTCTCTGACATGATAGAATCTGCGCCGATCAGAAAAGCCATGTTGGCGTGCTTTGGCATGATGTTCTTCCAGCAAGCTTCTGGCGTGAACGCTGTGATCTTCTACACTGTGATGATCTTCGAGGCTGCTGGCAGCTCGCTGGCACCTGCTGTGGCTTCCATCCTTGTTGCGTTGGTTCAG CTGGTAATGTCAGGTGTCGCGGCGGTGATTGTGGATCGCGCCGGAAGGAAGCCTCTGCTCATGATTTCCACGGGTCTTATGTCAGTCAGTCTCTTGGCTCTTGGGTACTACTTCAAGCAGAAGAATTCAGAAAGTGACGTCAGCTCGCTGGGCTGGCTGCCGCTGACTTCTTTGATAGTCTTTATGATTGCTTTCTCCATTGG ATTGGGACCCATACCCTGGATGCTGATGGGCGAGCTGTTCTCAGCAGAGACCAAAGCGAAGGCCTCCAGTATCGCAGTGATGCTGAACTGGTTCATGGTCTTCCTGGTAACAAAAACCTTCCCAGCCATGAACGACGAGCTGGGTACAGACATGACATTCTGGATCTTCGCTGCTGTTATGGCTGGCGCCACAGTATTCGCTCACTTCGCGTTGATCGAGACCAAGGGCAAGACCTATCCTGAAATTCTGGCTGAGCTACAGGGTGGTAGTACTCAACCCATCAAGCCCGTCCCTTAA